A single window of Acetohalobium arabaticum DSM 5501 DNA harbors:
- a CDS encoding SufB/SufD family protein has product MIDNDYQEMVDIYDQAGGDKDIFTDSDIAHLVIERDEVIGSNLVEGLEVDVKDNQDDLVEVKIVIKEGHQIAKPVHLCFGVLPEEGLQQIDMDITVEDDAAVEILAHCVFPNARDVTHKMDAEIKVRDNSEYIYREVHDHGTSGGVEVIANTDIVMQENSLLKTIFNLFEGRAGLIDIAYESEIGANSNVEMIAKISGSVDDQIKIKENADLIGVNARGLLETRIALQDQARADILNEMTAYAAGAKGHVDCTEIIKDEANARAVPVVDVRHPEAKVTHEAAIGSIDSTQLQTLLARGLDEEEASDVIIQGMLRG; this is encoded by the coding sequence ATGATAGATAATGATTATCAAGAGATGGTGGATATATATGATCAAGCTGGTGGCGATAAGGATATTTTTACTGATAGTGATATAGCACATTTGGTGATTGAAAGGGATGAAGTTATAGGTTCAAATTTGGTAGAGGGATTAGAAGTAGATGTCAAGGATAACCAGGATGATTTAGTAGAAGTGAAGATTGTCATTAAGGAAGGACATCAGATTGCAAAACCAGTCCATCTCTGTTTTGGCGTCTTACCTGAAGAAGGACTGCAGCAGATAGATATGGATATTACAGTAGAGGATGACGCAGCTGTTGAAATTTTAGCCCATTGTGTCTTTCCCAATGCTCGAGATGTAACCCATAAAATGGATGCTGAGATTAAAGTAAGGGATAATAGCGAATATATCTATCGTGAAGTTCATGACCACGGTACAAGCGGCGGAGTAGAAGTAATTGCTAATACTGATATTGTAATGCAGGAAAATAGTTTATTAAAGACAATCTTTAATCTCTTTGAAGGAAGAGCAGGATTAATTGATATCGCCTATGAGAGTGAAATTGGAGCTAATTCTAATGTGGAAATGATAGCTAAAATTAGCGGGTCTGTTGATGACCAGATTAAGATTAAAGAAAATGCAGATTTAATAGGAGTTAATGCTCGAGGCTTATTGGAAACTAGAATTGCTCTGCAAGATCAAGCCCGAGCTGATATATTAAATGAAATGACAGCTTATGCTGCGGGAGCTAAGGGACATGTTGATTGTACGGAAATAATTAAGGATGAGGCGAATGCTCGGGCTGTACCAGTTGTAGATGTGCGCCATCCTGAAGCTAAAGTTACTCATGAGGCTGCAATTGGAAGTATCGATAGTACTCAACTACAGACTTTATTGGCCCGGGGCTTGGATGAAGAGGAAGCAAGTGATGTAATTATTCAAGGAATGTTGAGAGGGTGA
- a CDS encoding ABC transporter ATP-binding protein gives MTENELLQIKDLDLILDDTVILKDLSLTVNAGQVYALIGPNGCGKSSLAYTLMGLDGYSPSNGEVLFKGEDITDLATQERAQKGITLAWQQPARFEGVKVRKFLALGLESQGREVTEQQLRWALNEVAINPDRYLDREVDDTLSGGERKRIELASILLMDPDLVILDEPDSGVDVIALNNISQVINSFRAQGTGVVLITHSDEMLDLADTAALVCGGNIVRRGQPQQIAAYFKDDCSPCGDNECLVEVAANDR, from the coding sequence GTGACTGAAAATGAATTACTACAAATAAAGGATTTGGATTTAATATTAGATGATACTGTAATATTAAAAGATCTGTCACTGACTGTTAATGCAGGACAGGTCTATGCTTTGATTGGTCCTAATGGATGTGGAAAGAGTTCTCTGGCTTATACGCTGATGGGATTAGATGGTTATAGTCCTAGTAATGGAGAAGTTCTGTTCAAAGGAGAAGATATTACAGACTTAGCTACTCAAGAGAGAGCCCAAAAGGGGATAACTTTAGCCTGGCAGCAGCCGGCCCGATTTGAAGGGGTTAAAGTACGGAAGTTTTTAGCTTTAGGGTTAGAAAGTCAGGGGCGGGAGGTTACAGAGCAGCAGTTAAGGTGGGCCCTTAATGAAGTAGCTATTAATCCTGATAGATATCTAGATAGAGAAGTAGATGATACTCTAAGCGGAGGAGAAAGAAAACGGATAGAATTGGCTTCAATCTTATTGATGGATCCTGATCTGGTGATTTTAGATGAACCTGATTCCGGTGTTGATGTGATTGCTTTAAATAATATCAGTCAGGTGATTAACAGCTTTAGAGCTCAAGGTACAGGAGTAGTACTGATTACTCATTCTGATGAAATGTTGGATTTAGCTGATACAGCAGCTTTGGTCTGTGGAGGAAATATAGTTAGGCGGGGCCAGCCGCAGCAGATAGCTGCTTACTTTAAAGATGACTGTTCACCGTGTGGAGATAATGAATGTTTAGTGGAGGTGGCAGCTAATGATAGATAA
- the arsB gene encoding ACR3 family arsenite efflux transporter: protein MSQEKMEVKEETEGLGFFEKYLTLWVAICIAIGIGVGRFLSAIPETLSRFEYAQVNIPVAVLIWFMIYPMMVQIDFSSIIEAGKKPKGLGLTLVVNWLIKPFTMAFFGWLFLKNIFGVFISPELADQYVAGMILLGSAPCTAMVFVWSYLTDGDANYTLIQVAVNDLVLVFAYAPLVMLLLGVTDFNVPYDTVLLSVVLYIIVPLVAGYLSRRYIIKNKGIDWLENVYLKKLDNFTIVGLLLTLIILFAFQGDIILNNPFDILLIAIPLTIQTFFVFILGYGGAKLLKLEHPVAAPASMIGASNFFELAVATAISIFGLTSGAALATVVGVLVEVPVMLALVAIANRTKHWFPQKSKA, encoded by the coding sequence ATGAGTCAAGAAAAAATGGAGGTTAAAGAAGAGACAGAAGGATTAGGATTTTTTGAAAAGTACTTAACTTTATGGGTTGCTATCTGTATTGCTATAGGAATTGGAGTTGGAAGATTTTTATCAGCAATTCCAGAAACTTTAAGTCGGTTTGAATACGCTCAAGTTAATATTCCTGTAGCAGTTTTAATCTGGTTTATGATTTATCCAATGATGGTACAGATTGATTTTAGTAGTATTATAGAAGCGGGAAAGAAGCCTAAAGGTTTGGGTTTAACATTAGTAGTAAATTGGTTGATTAAGCCATTTACAATGGCTTTCTTTGGTTGGTTATTTTTGAAGAATATTTTTGGGGTCTTTATTAGTCCAGAATTAGCAGATCAATATGTAGCAGGGATGATTTTATTAGGATCAGCTCCTTGTACAGCAATGGTTTTCGTCTGGAGTTATTTAACCGATGGAGATGCAAATTATACTTTAATTCAGGTAGCAGTTAATGACTTAGTTTTAGTCTTTGCCTATGCACCTTTGGTAATGTTGTTATTAGGGGTAACTGATTTTAATGTACCATATGATACGGTACTGTTATCTGTAGTACTATATATTATTGTTCCTTTAGTAGCTGGTTATTTATCACGGAGATATATAATTAAGAATAAAGGTATTGACTGGCTGGAAAATGTCTATTTAAAAAAGTTAGATAATTTCACAATTGTTGGCTTATTATTAACGTTGATTATTTTATTTGCCTTCCAAGGTGATATCATCTTAAATAATCCGTTTGATATCTTATTAATTGCTATTCCGCTTACGATTCAGACTTTCTTTGTCTTTATTCTTGGTTATGGCGGTGCTAAACTGCTTAAGTTAGAGCATCCAGTAGCAGCGCCGGCCAGTATGATTGGAGCTAGTAACTTCTTTGAATTAGCAGTGGCAACAGCAATTTCTATCTTTGGTTTAACTTCTGGTGCTGCATTAGCAACAGTAGTTGGAGTTTTAGTAGAGGTTCCAGTTATGTTAGCTTTAGTAGCAATTGCTAATCGAACTAAGCATTGGTTTCCTCAGAAATCAAAAGCGTAA
- a CDS encoding thioredoxin family protein — protein MEIKVYGPGCKNCVKLADNAKAAAEDLGADAEVEKVEDMSEIAQAGIMSTPGLGINGEVKVKGRVPNVEEIKELIEAEM, from the coding sequence ATGGAGATTAAAGTTTATGGACCAGGCTGTAAGAACTGTGTAAAGTTGGCTGATAATGCTAAAGCAGCAGCAGAAGATCTAGGAGCTGATGCTGAAGTTGAAAAAGTAGAGGATATGTCTGAGATAGCTCAGGCAGGAATTATGAGTACTCCTGGTTTAGGAATTAATGGAGAGGTCAAAGTTAAAGGTAGAGTACCTAATGTAGAGGAGATTAAGGAATTAATTGAAGCTGAAATGTAA
- a CDS encoding permease: MIKSFADLVVYNWLNFSQGSHLGEAVNFFVYDTIKIMLLLSVMIFVISIIRSFFQPERVKKLLSGKKLFVGNAIASFLGVVSPFCSCSTVPIFIGFVEAGVPLGVTFSFLITSPIVNEIALVLLYSIFGWQIATLYLVSGVTVGIVGGIIIGYLGLEDYVEEYVYEIEMEEEEIEAMTWEDRIEYAKHQVKDIVGRIWKFVMIGIAIGGLIHGYVPTGALADYAGPNNPFSVFVGVLFGIPLYSNAVGTIPIVESLMNKGVAVGTALSFMMATVALSVPQMVILRKVLKPKLIGIFITIVGVSIIGVGYLFNIVI, encoded by the coding sequence ATGATTAAAAGTTTTGCTGATTTAGTAGTTTATAACTGGCTAAATTTTAGTCAGGGATCCCATTTAGGTGAGGCTGTAAACTTTTTCGTGTATGATACAATTAAAATTATGTTATTGTTAAGTGTTATGATCTTTGTAATTTCTATTATCCGTAGCTTCTTTCAGCCAGAAAGAGTTAAGAAGTTATTAAGCGGTAAGAAGTTATTTGTCGGAAATGCTATTGCTTCCTTTTTAGGAGTTGTGTCGCCGTTCTGTTCCTGTTCAACAGTTCCGATCTTTATCGGTTTTGTGGAAGCAGGAGTTCCGCTGGGAGTAACCTTTTCCTTTTTAATTACTTCTCCAATCGTTAATGAGATAGCCTTGGTTCTGCTCTATTCAATCTTCGGCTGGCAGATAGCAACTTTATATTTAGTTAGCGGAGTTACAGTAGGAATTGTAGGCGGAATCATAATTGGTTATTTAGGTTTAGAAGATTATGTCGAAGAGTATGTTTATGAGATTGAAATGGAAGAAGAAGAAATTGAAGCTATGACCTGGGAAGACAGAATTGAGTATGCTAAACATCAGGTGAAGGATATAGTAGGTAGAATCTGGAAGTTCGTGATGATTGGAATAGCAATCGGCGGTTTGATTCACGGCTATGTACCGACAGGAGCCCTGGCAGATTATGCTGGGCCAAATAATCCTTTCTCTGTCTTTGTTGGGGTTTTATTTGGAATTCCGCTCTATTCTAATGCTGTAGGTACAATTCCAATTGTAGAATCACTAATGAATAAAGGTGTTGCTGTAGGAACTGCCTTAAGCTTTATGATGGCAACAGTAGCCTTATCTGTACCACAGATGGTGATTTTGCGAAAAGTGTTGAAGCCTAAATTGATTGGAATCTTTATTACAATTGTTGGTGTTTCAATTATTGGTGTAGGTTATCTGTTTAATATAGTAATATAA
- a CDS encoding ArsR/SmtB family transcription factor: protein MGKISNSIYKARAKIAKALAHWLRIEIVDLLAEEGEKCVCELTEALDASQSVISKHLSTLKEAGIIDSRKEGLNVYYFLETPCIVEFFSCLDDVIMKEFKRKRKKINNIFRPKKN, encoded by the coding sequence GTGGGCAAAATCAGTAACAGCATTTATAAAGCTCGGGCTAAAATTGCTAAAGCATTAGCTCATTGGCTCAGAATAGAAATAGTTGACTTATTGGCTGAGGAAGGAGAAAAATGTGTCTGTGAACTAACTGAAGCATTGGATGCCAGTCAATCGGTCATTTCTAAACATTTAAGTACTTTAAAAGAGGCAGGTATTATTGATTCTAGAAAAGAGGGGCTGAATGTTTATTATTTTTTAGAAACTCCCTGTATTGTTGAATTTTTTTCCTGTCTAGATGATGTAATTATGAAAGAATTTAAGAGGAAAAGAAAAAAGATAAATAATATATTTAGGCCTAAGAAAAATTAA
- a CDS encoding ArsR/SmtB family transcription factor: MSELISKLKSKLFKALAHPTRIQILNLLQEGELCVCEIYEALELSQSNISQHLKVLRDQNLVESQKVGVEVHYKIKNDEVWEILELAKDLIVEQINQTQSALEDR; this comes from the coding sequence ATGTCAGAATTAATCAGTAAATTAAAAAGTAAATTATTTAAAGCTTTAGCTCATCCCACTAGAATTCAGATTTTAAATTTACTCCAGGAAGGGGAATTATGTGTTTGTGAAATTTATGAAGCTTTAGAGCTTAGTCAATCTAATATTTCACAACATTTAAAGGTGTTAAGAGATCAGAATTTAGTAGAAAGCCAAAAAGTAGGAGTAGAAGTACATTATAAGATAAAGAATGATGAAGTATGGGAGATACTGGAGTTGGCTAAAGATTTAATAGTTGAACAGATCAATCAGACCCAATCAGCTTTAGAAGATAGATAG
- a CDS encoding aminotransferase class V-fold PLP-dependent enzyme, protein MSIYLDNAATSFPKPESVYQAVDNYQRNIGVNPGRGSYRRAEQAQEIIVETRKLLSQLFNIETPARIVFTANVTEALNLTLKGLLQEGDHVITSQLEHNAMWRPLKRLERERNIDLTAIPCLEGSYLDVDQIEKAICPETKLVALNHASNVTGAILPIKEVGDICRQHQIPLLVDTAQTAGVYPIDVQRLNIDLLAFTGHKGLLGPTGTGGLYINSDIELQPLKEGGTGGDSLLERQPDYLPNRFEAGTHNIVGIAGLRAAVKFILEESITNIRAHEQELTSYMLDYLQQIPGLKIYGPAEPERQVAVISFNLEEIPPEEAAYVLDEVYEIMVRAGLHCAPPAHRCIGTVNRGTVRISFNYFNTKEDCQQLYEALCDLSNC, encoded by the coding sequence TTGAGTATTTATTTAGATAATGCAGCTACTTCTTTTCCCAAACCTGAAAGTGTTTATCAAGCTGTAGATAATTATCAGCGTAATATTGGAGTGAATCCGGGGCGAGGTAGCTATAGACGAGCAGAGCAAGCTCAAGAAATTATTGTTGAAACCAGAAAGCTTTTAAGTCAGCTGTTTAATATTGAAACCCCAGCCAGAATTGTATTTACAGCTAATGTTACTGAGGCTTTAAATTTAACTTTAAAAGGATTATTACAAGAAGGAGACCATGTAATTACCAGCCAGTTAGAACATAATGCTATGTGGCGGCCATTGAAGAGGTTAGAAAGAGAAAGAAATATTGATTTAACAGCTATTCCCTGTCTTGAAGGTTCTTATTTAGATGTAGATCAGATTGAAAAAGCTATCTGCCCAGAAACTAAGTTAGTTGCTCTCAACCATGCTTCTAATGTTACCGGTGCTATCTTACCTATCAAAGAGGTAGGAGATATCTGTCGCCAGCATCAGATTCCTTTATTGGTAGATACAGCTCAGACAGCAGGGGTTTATCCAATTGATGTACAAAGATTAAATATTGATCTGTTAGCCTTTACTGGTCATAAAGGATTGCTAGGACCTACTGGTACTGGAGGGCTTTATATCAATTCTGATATTGAACTTCAGCCTTTAAAAGAAGGAGGTACCGGCGGGGATTCTCTGTTAGAACGCCAACCTGATTACTTACCAAATCGTTTCGAAGCCGGAACACATAATATAGTTGGAATTGCAGGCTTAAGAGCAGCTGTTAAGTTTATTCTTGAGGAGAGTATTACCAACATTAGGGCCCATGAACAGGAACTTACTTCTTATATGTTGGATTACTTACAACAGATACCGGGATTAAAGATATACGGACCTGCAGAACCGGAACGACAAGTGGCTGTTATCTCATTTAACCTAGAAGAGATTCCGCCGGAAGAAGCAGCTTATGTGTTAGATGAAGTATATGAAATCATGGTTAGAGCCGGTTTGCATTGTGCTCCTCCAGCCCACCGCTGTATTGGAACAGTAAACCGAGGAACAGTTCGGATTAGTTTCAATTATTTTAATACTAAAGAAGACTGTCAGCAATTATATGAGGCTTTATGTGATTTGAGTAATTGCTGA